Below is a window of Candidatus Taylorbacteria bacterium DNA.
GCAGTTATATAGATAATGTGCTCATCAACTATAAATGCGTGCTCGTTCGGATAGGGGAAATCGAGAAGGGGAAGATAGTAGAGGAGCATCAAAAGCGCTCCGCACACGGAACTCAAGCGGACAAAAACGCCGAGAATAAGCGCGACACCGAGAAGCGTCAATCCCCATTCGTTGACAAAATTAATTACGGGCAAAATCTGCGGACTCGTGAGCCATAGATAGAATCCGGCAAAAGTTTTCGCGCCCTTCAAATACCCTCCCGCCGAACAACTCGGGTCGACGAGCTTTGTTATCCCCGCGTAGAAAAACATCCAGCCCAAGGATATTCGGAGTAAAAAAAGAGGAATTTTTATTGATTTGGTCATAAAGATAGCTATTAGTTGATAGTTAATAATTTTTAGTAAGTAATTTTTCTAATTTTTGGGACAAGATATTTTACAGATAGATATGCCACCACGACACCGATTGCGAACCCGCCCAAAATATCGGATGGGTAATGCACGCCGGCCATCACCCGGGCAATGGTCATCAATAGTGTAACAAAAAATAGTGAAATACCCCATTTTTTATTGTAAAAATATATTGCCGTTGAGAAGGCAAAAAAGAAAGTAGCGTGAAGCGAAGGAAATGAATTCGAGGTCTCCAAAAATAGCGGCTCCAACCCGTAGCTAATGAAAGGTCGAGGATGAAAGTAGAATGTATGGATAAGAGTTGCAATGATAAAACTGGAAACAAGAGCTGAAAAGAAAGCAACGCAGGCAATGCGTGTTTTCTCCCTCCGAGAATACCCGGAACGAAAAAGCAACACGAGAAATACTATGGGCAGGATAAAAGGCAAATACACGGCCAAAAAGGTAATTAACAAATCCCCCCACCCCGCTATCCCCGCAAAATTGTGGAGTAGAAAAAAAGCACTTGTGTCGAGATTCGTAAAAAATTGCATAGGGATATCTAGAGCTCCGTCCAAGAGTAAAAAATTATTGCAAGAGATTCAAACCAGTTTCTTCGTTAAATTCTCTCATAATCTTACCATTCAATTTTGTAAACATGACTTCAACGGTAGCGGAAACGACCAGTTTTTTTACGTGACCGCCGTACACCTGCATGTCTTTATCCGAAAATGTGCCGTGAGCATGAATCAACGGCAAATCTTTCATGAGAGACACATTACCGATAACGCCCGTTACTTCAAGCTTTTCCCGGAAGTCCCTATCCTCATATTTTTTATTCTCAAGATTATAATACGACAACACTAACTCACCGACAGAACCAATGGCAGAAAAAAATCCGGCTCCTATCTCTCGTTCACGACAAAAATCTGCAATCCCTTGCATCACCTCTTCTCCTTTATCAAACCGACAGACAAAATAATTATCGTCTTCGAGAATGAGTTTCATTGAATCATTATAATCCCGATTTTGGGGTTTTCAAAGTCGACGCGCCAAAGTTGACAAAAGTACCATTATCCGTAATATCAGTTTTGAACTGTTCTCAACCACAACAACGACGTCGTCCTATGAAAAAAATCGAAGCAATCATCAAGCCCTTCAAACTTGAAGAAGTCAAAGATGCCCTCAATGATATGGGCTGTGGAGGCATGACGGTCACCGAAGTCAAAGGATTCGGCCGGCAAAAGGGCCACACCGAGATCTACCGCGGAAGCGAGTACACAGTGGACTTTTTGCCCAAAATCAAAATCGAACTTTTCGTTCCAGATGACAAGCTCGAGCTCGCCATTGACAAGATCATTTTGCACGCCAAAACCGGCAGGATTGGCGACGGGAAGATCTTCTCCTCCTCCGTGGAAGAAGCCATTCGAATTCGCACAGAGGAAAGGGGTGATGCGGCCCTTTAGTTTGTCGGTCGGTTTTTCAAAAGGGTCTTCGAAGCCTGTTGAGTATGAGCCCCGACTTGCGTTGCACGGGGCTTTTTTATTGGAAGCGGACAGAATACCTCGCGTCCCTCCTGCGGCGGGGATGTCATGCCTGAGGCAGATCCGTCCTGAGGCGGAAATGGCCGCAGTTGAATGAGAGCGAGCGCCCGCCCGAACGTAACCCGCCTGTACCGAAACGTTACGTTCGGGCGGGCGTTTCGGTACGGGCGGGGAGCTCGCTCTTCTCCAACAAAGTTTGCCCCGATGCCTCGCCTAATACCCCGCCGAGGTTTTGCGAGGGGACGGCTTGCCGCGGGGATAGGACGAGGCCAAACTTTATTTCTTAAATTTCCTAAGCACAACACCCTTACAAACTCCAGTTTGTAAGGATGTTGTGCAAGAGTTGCAGAATGCAGAGGCCTTTTCGATAGCTATTTCAGATTCCTATAATATTCAAAAAGTGCTTTCGCCCCGGCAAGATTCCTCTCCCATTCGACAGTGCCGTGAGTGGAGAGCTCTACCGTAATCGCTGGAATGTTTATGGACGCGAGCCAACCTTCGGCGTCTCCGGTAATGGAGTACGCATCAAATGATTTAACCGCAGGATAGCCGGACGCTTTGGAGTAGACGTTCATGATGTCGAGAGTCCTCGGCAAAATACCTGCATTGCACTCCGACGCGTACACGGCATTAGACTGGCTATGCCAAAAAACGACTCCAACCGGTTTATCTTTGAGAACAAAATCGCGGAGTGCTTTCGCTTCCGGCTCGGAGAAAGCCTGTGTCCCAGCGCTTACCGTTTTTTCTCGCCATGTGCTTGTGGGCTTCCAGTTGCAGTCAAAGTTGCGATTGAGATCGATATCGTGCGCGTTAAATCTCCCTAATCCGGGCGTGGTTTGCGGAGTCGTGGTCGGCACATCCGCGAGGACAAAGCGACCAACTTTCCCGATTACCTTGAACACTCCGTCGGGATTCGCGGAAGGAATTACCGAAACAGTGAGACTCGCGGGCAGTGCCCCCGGATTCTGCGAGAGATAGTCGATGAATTGATACGAAAGAAGCACGCTGTTCCATTCATACCCTCCATGGATACCGCCCACAAATACGAGGTGCGTCGCCCCGCTTCCAAACGTGAATGCCTCGATGGAGCGACCTTCGACTGATGTGCCGATTACCGCGTGTTTTGTCCCAGATTCTTTCGGCTGTAACACGACCACCGGAGTCGAGACTGTTTCCACTTTGCGCAGTTTAACAAATGCAAACACACCTACGCCAAGCAAGACGAGAACAATACAGACCGCAATGACCCGCTTCGAGAACGTTCCCATTATTTAGAATAACTTTTTAGCACCGCTAAGATACCCGCTTTGTTATCAATCCATTCTACATCTTCATGGTTCGTGAGAAGCACACTTATTGCTGGAATGTTTTTCTTTGCAAGCCAATTTACCATATCGCCGGTAATTTCATAGAAATCAAAATTCTCGTGAGCAGGATAGCCGGAAGCTTTCGAGTACATATCGGTAAGAGCGCTCGTGTCGGACGAAACACCGTTGTGACAGCTCGAAGCATATACACCGCCCGCGGCGCTGTACCAAACAACAACCGCATTCGGCTTGTATAATTCCACATAATCTCGGATTGCCTGGCTCTCCGGCTCGGAGAATGCTTCGCTTCCTCCGCTTACCGTTTTGTTTTGCCATTTTGCGCTCGCCTGCCAGTCGCAGTCGAAGTTGCGATTGAGGTCAACGGTATGCGCGTTGAAGCGTCCGGAGACGAGAGTTGTTTGTGAGGTGGACACATCCGCTTTAGCGAAAGGGCTTGTGGTGGTGCCCACAACCTTGCTCAAACCGTCCGGATTCAAAACCGGAATAACTGTCACTTCCACATTTTGAGGTATGACGTCAGGATTTTCCTTGAGAAAATCCCTAAGCTCATATGCCACGAGCGCTGTGTTCCATTCGTATCCTCCATGTATACCACCTATAAAGAGAAGCTTCGTGTCGCCCGTGCCGAAGTGGTATGCGAGAATATCGCGACCTTCGACAGACTTGCCGATGACTGTCATGTCTTTGTTTGCGGGCACTGGTATCGCGACTGTCGGCGATGGAGTCGGAGTAACAGTTGACACATTCTCTTTCTGCATCAGTTTGGTGTTAGAACTCCATGTTATAAAATAAATTCCGGCACCGAGAAGAATAATAACGACGATTGCGATGATTGTTTTTTTCATATACTTTTTATTAACGCGACTTGTAAGTGTCAGATACTCTATATTGTCCAATTATTTTTTGCAATTCCCCGAAGCTTGTATTCACCATTTTGGAGGTCAAAGACCAAATAAAGGGTGGTCCAGTCCATCCCCCCAAATTTCGGGTCAAACCCCTTGAAATGATAAGCGACAACAGTGCGGTTGCCAGAATCTTGGAGGATTGTGTTTACACTGTTTGATCCCCCGTCCAATATTTTATTTACTCCAACTTCGGGAGCGCTCGCGTAATCATGGTTGTAAATCCAGATGCTTAAATATTCGGAAATTGTCAAATAAATTGGGTCGCCCTTGCCATCGGTGTAGCCAAATAAATATTTTTGCGGGTTGTTCGGTATGTTTGATATCTCGCTTGTTAAAATGTCATTTTTTGTCAAATCAAGATTCGGTACTTCATTCCACGATAACCCGTCGGAACTTGTGAGATTTTCAAGTTTTTGATAATCCTTATTTTTGAAAGCTACCAAGACTTCTTTTGCGCTATCCATTACATTCTTTTGCGCATCTTTTTTCACTTTGACGACGGGGACTGCAATCGGTTCAGAAATTGAAAGAGAGATGGATTCTTGAGCTTTTTGATACTGAACACCAATGTAAAAAGTGAGCAAAGGAAATACTCCCAAGAAAAATAGTATCGCAGCCAATTTCGAATACCAAGTAACCTCGTTGAGTTTTATCATTAACCCTATTATAGGTCACAGAGGTAAAATTGCAAATAACTTTCTTTTTGAGAGTCTAAAGCCCGAATTCGAAAAAAAGCTCATTTCGGCAAGGTTTAACCTTGACAGAAATTTCAATTTTTCTTTGTCTTTATAGTGATACTGACTTTCGTATCTATTAAATCTAATTTCTTTTCTCTACGCCAGCCCTGTATTTCTAATTCTCGTCTGCGAGCTTTCTTAAGCGTTAAGAACCGTTCCGAATAAAGCAACTTCACCGGTCTGCGAATTTTCGTGTAATGAGCTCCCCTTTTAGAATAATTATGCTGTTTCAAACGCCTTTCCAGATTGTTTGTGCAACCGACATACAAAGACGTATCGGCACATTCCAGTATATATGCAAAATAACTCATAGAAATTCTAGATCCTTCGTCAAAGATTCTCTTCGAGCCTGAAGCTTAGAGCCGAATGGTCTCGGGGACTTCTTCTCTTTGAGCCGGACAAAGACACTGTCTTTCAAGACCCTGAGGATCTTTCAGACCCGAACGGGATGAACCTTCGGCCTCGCGGAGGTAAAGAAGTGCTGGGGAGCTAGGGGTCGAACCTAGAGTCTTCTGCTCCAAAGGCAGACGTGTTACCAATTACACCACTCCCCAAAGTATTTAATTGTTCGGAAATAGCTCTAATCCATCCTGAAATTCTTCGGAGTAGTGTCGAGCTTTTTCTGACATTAATCTTTAAACAGCCATAATATAAGGCACCTTTATTACGCCGATGAGTCTTTGTATTATGCCTTTTATAATAGACTTTATCAAATTTTCTTATAGGTAACCCCGCCAAGTTTCCCCAAAACTTTTACCACCCAATCAACTACCCCGTCACAAGCGAGCGAGGTAAGCTAAGAATCTATTCGCTTATTCTCACGAATAGGAGAATAGACTCATCCTCACACTTTTACGCTAAAAAGATCCCAGGAGAGAAGAGTGAGAGGGGTGAGAGAAGAAAGCAATAATTAGAGAATAGAAAGTATATGTTTTGATGCGAGTTTCTGTGTTTGAGAAAGCGAAAAATACATTTCCAATCCCCTTTGTTCTTTTTGGACAATCTCCGAGTACGATAATACAGACAAATGTCGCGACGTAGACTTGAACGACAAGTTGATCCGTTCGGCCAATTCTCCAACCGTTAGTTCTTTATTGTCCCGAAGCAACTTGAGAATTGCGAGCCTCCTTCGGTTCGCTAATGCTTTTAATGTTTTTTCCAAGTCGTTCCTTTTAATCATTACATTTTGATCTCTTCATTCCTCTTTAATCTATTCTCCTATTCTCACGAATAAGCGAATTATACCAGACTGTATCAAGAAGTAAAATCTGTATTCCAAAACAAAACCAAATCCGAAACCGAATCCAAAACCGACATCTGAAATCTGAAATCCATGTTATAAAATCCATCTGTATCTATTCTTCTTTACCGCAAAGCTTGATAAGAGCGAGCTCGAGCGGGAGCTGGGGAAGGTACGAGAAGCCCACTTTGTCCAGAGCATTGAGAAGCACAATGACCGTTTTGGATGAAATTTTCAAGGTCGGGTTTGCGCTCATTTTTTTGAGAAAATTAAAATCGTTCTGCCCTGTCTCCTCCTTGATTTCCTCTTCCATCTCCTTGGCGTATTTCAAAAGCAGGATGAGACGGACTTTGAAAAGGACGAGCTTCACATAGGTTTTCATGTCGATATTTGCCTCAGCGGCATTTCGAACGGCGCTCAAGCCTCGCTCTATATTTTGCTCCTCTATGGCCTCGATACATTCGTTCACAAGCTCCGCGCGAGGCGCGCCGGTGACCATTTCCACCTCGTCATGAGTGATTTTTTTGTCCTTCGAGAAACTCAACACCTTCTGCAAAATCCCCTGCGTGTCCCGAAATGACCCTTCGCCCAAAAGTGCGATGAGCTCGAGCGAAGGCGCCTCGAGCGAATAGCCTTCCTTTTTGGAGATGACGGACACCACGTCCCGTAAAACTTCGAGCGATGGCTTTTTGAAATTAAAAACCTGACAGCGAGAGATAATGGTCTCGGGCAATTTCTCCATTTCGGTTGTGGCTAGAATAAAAACAACATGCTCCGGTGGCTCTTCCAAAGTTTTTAAAAGAGCATTATTAGCTTCCTTTGTAAGCATATGGCAGTT
It encodes the following:
- a CDS encoding GIY-YIG nuclease family protein encodes the protein MSYFAYILECADTSLYVGCTNNLERRLKQHNYSKRGAHYTKIRRPVKLLYSERFLTLKKARRRELEIQGWRREKKLDLIDTKVSITIKTKKN
- a CDS encoding M14 family zinc carboxypeptidase codes for the protein MKKTIIAIVVIILLGAGIYFITWSSNTKLMQKENVSTVTPTPSPTVAIPVPANKDMTVIGKSVEGRDILAYHFGTGDTKLLFIGGIHGGYEWNTALVAYELRDFLKENPDVIPQNVEVTVIPVLNPDGLSKVVGTTTSPFAKADVSTSQTTLVSGRFNAHTVDLNRNFDCDWQASAKWQNKTVSGGSEAFSEPESQAIRDYVELYKPNAVVVWYSAAGGVYASSCHNGVSSDTSALTDMYSKASGYPAHENFDFYEITGDMVNWLAKKNIPAISVLLTNHEDVEWIDNKAGILAVLKSYSK
- a CDS encoding DoxX family protein; its protein translation is MTKSIKIPLFLLRISLGWMFFYAGITKLVDPSCSAGGYLKGAKTFAGFYLWLTSPQILPVINFVNEWGLTLLGVALILGVFVRLSSVCGALLMLLYYLPLLDFPYPNEHAFIVDEHIIYITALLLLASLRAGRFWGLENWCASLPICKKFPKLRNWLG
- a CDS encoding PPC domain-containing DNA-binding protein translates to MKLILEDDNYFVCRFDKGEEVMQGIADFCREREIGAGFFSAIGSVGELVLSYYNLENKKYEDRDFREKLEVTGVIGNVSLMKDLPLIHAHGTFSDKDMQVYGGHVKKLVVSATVEVMFTKLNGKIMREFNEETGLNLLQ
- a CDS encoding phosphatase PAP2 family protein; this translates as MQFFTNLDTSAFFLLHNFAGIAGWGDLLITFLAVYLPFILPIVFLVLLFRSGYSRREKTRIACVAFFSALVSSFIIATLIHTFYFHPRPFISYGLEPLFLETSNSFPSLHATFFFAFSTAIYFYNKKWGISLFFVTLLMTIARVMAGVHYPSDILGGFAIGVVVAYLSVKYLVPKIRKITY
- a CDS encoding M14 family metallopeptidase — encoded protein: MGTFSKRVIAVCIVLVLLGVGVFAFVKLRKVETVSTPVVVLQPKESGTKHAVIGTSVEGRSIEAFTFGSGATHLVFVGGIHGGYEWNSVLLSYQFIDYLSQNPGALPASLTVSVIPSANPDGVFKVIGKVGRFVLADVPTTTPQTTPGLGRFNAHDIDLNRNFDCNWKPTSTWREKTVSAGTQAFSEPEAKALRDFVLKDKPVGVVFWHSQSNAVYASECNAGILPRTLDIMNVYSKASGYPAVKSFDAYSITGDAEGWLASINIPAITVELSTHGTVEWERNLAGAKALFEYYRNLK
- a CDS encoding metalloregulator ArsR/SmtB family transcription factor; protein product: MIKRNDLEKTLKALANRRRLAILKLLRDNKELTVGELAERINLSFKSTSRHLSVLSYSEIVQKEQRGLEMYFSLSQTQKLASKHILSIL
- a CDS encoding P-II family nitrogen regulator; this translates as MKKIEAIIKPFKLEEVKDALNDMGCGGMTVTEVKGFGRQKGHTEIYRGSEYTVDFLPKIKIELFVPDDKLELAIDKIILHAKTGRIGDGKIFSSSVEEAIRIRTEERGDAAL